The DNA region GGGATAGATTTCTTCCTTTTATAGATTTATTCAAACAAAGGATGGAGATTTTTGAAATAGAGAGCATTACAGATTATCGCTTACAGCACATAAAAAATCTAAGTCAAACTTACTTTTTCCCACTTGGAAAAGACGCTGATAAATTCATTGAAAATGCGTTTTTTGAATTAACGGGAAGCCATAATTCACATAAATCTATTATTGAAGTTAAAGGCCGAAAAATTGAAATCCCAAAGACTTCAGGCGATGTTGCGGAATTTGATTTTAGAGATTTATGCGATAAAAATTTAGGAGCAGAAGATTATATTGAAATAGCAAAAACTTTTTCAACAATAATAATAAAAAATATTCCTTGGCTTAAAAAAGATGATTATAACCTTGCTTTGCGTTTTATAAAACTTATTGATGCACTTTATG from Rickettsiales bacterium includes:
- the zapE gene encoding cell division protein ZapE — protein: DRFLPFIDLFKQRMEIFEIESITDYRLQHIKNLSQTYFFPLGKDADKFIENAFFELTGSHNSHKSIIEVKGRKIEIPKTSGDVAEFDFRDLCDKNLGAEDYIEIAKTFSTIIIKNIPWLKKDDYNLALRFIKLIDALYEQKTKLIISATCPPNEIYNEGEGSFEFERTISRLIEMQSEKYFIQEHL